The proteins below come from a single Rhizobium sp. BT04 genomic window:
- a CDS encoding Zn-dependent hydrolase, which yields MVAAPGENMRVNGDRLWDSLMDMAKIGPGVAGGNNRQTLTDSDAQGRSLFKTWCDEAGLSMGIDRMGTMFATRPGTDPNALPVYVGSHLDTQPTGGKYDGVLGVLAALEVVRTMNDLGIKTKHPIVVTNWTNEEGARFAPAMLASGVFAGVHSLDFAYNRRDPEGNLFGDELKRIGWVGDEEVGARKMHAYFEYHIEQGPILEAEEKQIGVVTHCQGLWWLEFTLTGKEAHTGSTPMNLRVNAGLAMARILEMVQDVAMGEQPGAVGGVGQVFFSPNSRNVLPGKVVFTVDIRSPDKAKLDRMRARIEAEAPKITDALGVGCSIEAIGHFEPVTFDPKLVTSVRDAAERLGYSHMNIISGAGHDACWAAKVAPATMVMCPCVGGLSHNEAEEISKEWATAGADVLFHAVVETAEIVV from the coding sequence ATGGTGGCAGCACCAGGCGAGAACATGCGCGTCAATGGCGACCGTCTCTGGGACAGTCTCATGGACATGGCGAAGATCGGCCCCGGCGTGGCCGGTGGCAACAATCGCCAGACGCTGACGGATTCGGATGCGCAAGGACGCAGCCTTTTCAAGACATGGTGCGACGAAGCGGGCCTCTCCATGGGCATCGACCGCATGGGCACGATGTTCGCCACCCGCCCCGGTACCGATCCCAATGCTCTGCCCGTCTATGTCGGCTCGCATCTCGACACCCAGCCGACCGGCGGCAAATATGACGGCGTGCTGGGTGTGCTTGCAGCTCTCGAAGTCGTGCGCACCATGAACGATCTCGGCATCAAGACCAAACATCCGATCGTCGTGACCAACTGGACGAACGAGGAAGGCGCGCGTTTTGCCCCCGCCATGCTGGCCTCAGGCGTCTTCGCCGGGGTGCACAGCCTGGACTTTGCCTATAACCGCAGAGACCCCGAGGGCAATCTGTTCGGCGACGAACTGAAGCGCATCGGCTGGGTCGGCGACGAAGAGGTCGGCGCCCGCAAGATGCACGCCTATTTCGAATATCACATCGAGCAGGGGCCGATTCTCGAAGCCGAGGAAAAGCAGATCGGCGTCGTCACCCATTGCCAGGGCCTCTGGTGGCTGGAATTCACCCTGACCGGTAAGGAAGCCCATACCGGTTCGACGCCGATGAACCTGCGTGTCAATGCCGGTCTCGCCATGGCCCGCATCCTGGAAATGGTCCAGGACGTGGCGATGGGCGAACAGCCGGGCGCCGTCGGCGGCGTCGGCCAGGTATTCTTCTCGCCGAATTCGCGCAACGTCCTGCCCGGCAAGGTGGTCTTCACCGTCGACATCCGGTCGCCCGACAAAGCCAAGCTCGACCGCATGCGGGCGAGGATCGAGGCGGAAGCGCCGAAGATTACCGATGCGCTCGGTGTCGGCTGTTCCATCGAGGCGATCGGCCATTTCGAGCCGGTCACCTTCGACCCGAAACTGGTCACCTCGGTGCGCGACGCTGCCGAGCGGCTCGGCTACAGCCACATGAACATCATCTCCGGCGCCGGCCACGACGCCTGCTGGGCCGCCAAGGTCGCACCTGCAACGATGGTCATGTGCCCCTGCGTCGGCGGTCTCTCGCACAACGAGGCGGAAGAGATTTCCAAGGAATGGGCGACGGCGGGTGCCGATGTGCTGTTCCATGCGGTGGTCGAGACGGCGGAGATCGTGGTGTGA